In Halobaculum halobium, a genomic segment contains:
- a CDS encoding alpha-amylase family glycosyl hydrolase, with product MTESADADSHDGTRPMGDPADPTHHPGPPRTTSVGESIELAPRNLDDLVDVGPDGAATERDGHGLFSWSIVDAPADSEASLEHGDVPGRDAGADTAVVQFAPDVPGTYQIEMTAPDSVHEQTVRAYPDEREDVTLRVAKADFDAPTARVTPDRVSVAGPFNDWSVAEVRPYDDGDFLALDVRLPPGEHIYSFALDDQLGEGTMGELRVSGPGRPRLHLDATVDGDEVVVSVDAEAAPAGPDPETTPAGAQPSVEWLFDGRDGLSVDHEAVAIDGETLRVERTALPDDGVARVHAVPVADRYGVMDTVELSGAGDDDAGDIRDGVDDTEDAPVATRPNDPPAWAESPTIYEVFVRSFAGETPRTTFREIERRVPYIDSLHVDVLWLTPVLQSPTTHGYHITDFTRTADDLGTREEFESLVETCHDHGIRVVFDLVINHTSRDHPAFQQHSAGVDAFAEQYPRRPPEENPSDVEWAGEGTPSFRFNWVRIPDVNYDSPTVRAWMLSVIDEWAGVVDGFRCDVAWGVPHGFWKEAAERLRRSDPEFLLLDETIPRDPFMHEAEFHMHYDTTLYDALRRVGSGDADADAVLDAVDASAVQGFPRAAVQMRYVENHDEDRYRAECGPEALRAAAAATFTLPGAPMLYYGQERGMTDYRGEMSWHDGDTELTDYHRRLAAARREHDALRDGDVIRLHYEVRGESGRTGTGSGGGLGIVGGEDDGAAGVAGAGAVTAYVRESADERLAVVLNFGGGEATVELSEPVDTTDLLTGHDVAVEITGDDADLGAEESAADGSNNSTSVICVADAVVCRLQ from the coding sequence ATGACCGAATCCGCGGACGCCGATTCTCACGACGGTACTCGTCCGATGGGGGATCCCGCTGATCCGACGCATCACCCGGGTCCACCGCGCACGACCAGCGTCGGCGAGTCGATCGAACTCGCGCCCCGAAACCTCGACGACCTCGTCGACGTGGGTCCAGACGGCGCGGCGACCGAGCGCGACGGCCACGGCCTGTTCTCGTGGTCGATCGTCGACGCGCCGGCCGACAGCGAGGCGTCTCTGGAACACGGTGATGTCCCCGGGCGCGATGCGGGCGCCGACACCGCTGTCGTCCAGTTCGCGCCAGATGTACCAGGTACCTATCAGATCGAGATGACCGCCCCCGACAGCGTCCACGAGCAGACGGTTCGCGCGTACCCGGACGAGCGCGAGGATGTGACCCTGCGCGTCGCGAAGGCGGACTTCGACGCGCCGACTGCGCGGGTGACGCCCGACCGGGTCTCCGTCGCGGGGCCGTTCAACGACTGGAGCGTCGCCGAGGTTCGGCCGTACGACGACGGCGACTTCCTGGCGTTGGACGTGCGTCTTCCGCCCGGTGAACACATCTATTCGTTCGCGCTCGACGACCAACTCGGCGAGGGAACGATGGGGGAGCTGAGGGTTTCGGGCCCGGGTCGCCCTCGCCTCCACCTCGATGCGACCGTCGACGGCGACGAGGTCGTCGTGTCCGTGGACGCAGAGGCGGCGCCGGCGGGTCCCGATCCTGAAACCACGCCTGCAGGCGCACAACCAAGCGTCGAGTGGCTGTTCGACGGTCGCGACGGTCTCAGCGTCGACCACGAGGCGGTCGCGATCGACGGCGAAACGCTCAGAGTCGAGCGAACGGCGCTACCTGACGACGGTGTCGCGCGTGTCCACGCGGTTCCCGTCGCCGACCGCTACGGCGTGATGGACACAGTGGAACTGTCGGGTGCCGGCGATGACGACGCCGGCGATATCAGGGACGGAGTCGACGATACCGAGGACGCTCCGGTCGCGACGCGACCGAATGACCCGCCGGCGTGGGCGGAGTCACCGACGATCTACGAGGTGTTCGTCAGGTCGTTCGCGGGGGAAACGCCGCGGACGACGTTCCGAGAGATCGAGCGGCGGGTCCCGTATATCGACTCGTTGCACGTCGATGTGCTGTGGCTCACCCCCGTCCTCCAGAGTCCGACGACCCACGGCTACCACATCACTGACTTCACCAGGACCGCGGACGACCTCGGCACGCGCGAGGAGTTCGAGTCGCTCGTCGAGACGTGCCACGACCACGGTATCCGGGTCGTCTTCGATCTGGTGATCAACCACACCTCGCGGGACCACCCGGCGTTCCAGCAGCACTCGGCGGGCGTCGACGCGTTCGCAGAGCAGTACCCCCGTCGGCCGCCCGAGGAGAACCCCTCCGACGTGGAGTGGGCCGGCGAGGGGACGCCGTCGTTCCGCTTCAACTGGGTGCGGATCCCCGACGTGAACTACGACTCGCCGACCGTCCGCGCGTGGATGCTCTCGGTGATCGACGAGTGGGCCGGCGTTGTCGACGGCTTCCGGTGTGACGTGGCGTGGGGCGTTCCCCACGGCTTCTGGAAGGAGGCGGCTGAGCGGCTCCGCCGCTCGGACCCAGAGTTCCTCCTGCTCGACGAGACGATCCCGCGGGACCCGTTCATGCACGAGGCCGAGTTCCACATGCACTACGACACGACGCTGTACGACGCGCTCCGCCGCGTCGGCTCGGGCGACGCTGATGCCGACGCCGTCCTCGACGCCGTCGACGCCTCCGCAGTACAGGGGTTCCCCCGCGCGGCCGTCCAGATGCGGTACGTCGAGAACCACGACGAGGACCGCTACCGAGCGGAGTGCGGACCCGAGGCGCTGCGGGCGGCGGCGGCGGCGACGTTCACGCTGCCGGGTGCGCCGATGCTGTACTACGGACAGGAGCGCGGCATGACCGACTACCGCGGCGAAATGTCGTGGCACGACGGCGACACCGAACTCACCGACTACCACCGCCGACTCGCCGCCGCCCGACGCGAGCACGACGCGCTGCGCGACGGCGACGTCATCCGACTCCACTACGAGGTTCGGGGCGAGTCCGGCAGGACAGGAACGGGGAGCGGAGGCGGTCTCGGGATCGTCGGCGGAGAAGATGACGGAGCGGCCGGTGTCGCCGGCGCGGGCGCGGTCACGGCGTACGTTCGCGAGTCCGCCGACGAGCGACTCGCGGTCGTGTTGAACTTCGGCGGCGGCGAAGCGACCGTCGAACTCTCGGAACCGGTCGACACGACGGATCTGCTTACCGGGCACGACGTCGCTGTAGAGATCACCGGCGACGACGCTGACCTGGGAGCCGAGGAGAGCGCTGCCGACGGTTCGAACAACTCGACCAGCGTGATCTGCGTCGCCGACGCGGTCGTCTGTCGGCTGCAATAG